A section of the Dehalobacter sp. DCM genome encodes:
- a CDS encoding class I SAM-dependent methyltransferase: MNRKQLKFENPARLDELKPRETLLRIGLTENDTVCDIGAGTGVFTLPAAEITRNTVYALDINEDMLAILDDKIQSGQIKNIVLQKVRDKRYDLEDGSIAIALMVTVLHEVESKLQIIKEIKRILKENGKLAVIEFHKRPTTSGPPVEQRLSQDEVKEMMAYSDFTTCDEFDLGDNFYCLVFVN; this comes from the coding sequence ATGAACCGGAAACAATTGAAATTTGAAAACCCAGCACGCCTGGATGAGTTAAAGCCACGGGAAACATTGTTACGCATCGGGCTTACCGAAAATGATACCGTTTGCGATATCGGTGCCGGGACGGGGGTTTTTACCTTGCCTGCGGCTGAAATCACCCGGAATACGGTCTATGCGCTGGATATCAATGAGGACATGCTGGCCATCCTTGATGATAAGATCCAAAGCGGACAAATCAAAAATATTGTCCTGCAAAAGGTCAGGGATAAACGCTATGATCTGGAGGACGGCAGCATTGCTATCGCCCTTATGGTCACCGTTTTGCATGAGGTTGAAAGCAAACTGCAAATTATCAAAGAAATAAAACGTATTCTGAAGGAGAACGGGAAGTTGGCTGTCATCGAATTCCACAAACGCCCAACGACGTCAGGACCTCCGGTGGAACAGCGTCTCAGTCAAGATGAAGTGAAAGAAATGATGGCTTATTCGGATTTCACGACCTGTGATGAATTTGACCTCGGCGATAACTTTTATTGTTTGGTATTTGTTAATTGA
- a CDS encoding PLP-dependent cysteine synthase family protein, producing the protein MYNNILETIGHTPMVRINRLNPNPNVQLYAKIEGFNPTGSIKDRIALKMIEQAEACGTLTPGKTIIEPTSGNTGIGLAMIGAVKGYAVEIVMSEAVSVERRKMIEAFGAKTILTDSTQGTDGAIRKAHALCQTYPEKYFMPNQFSNEYNKLAHYCTTANEIWDDTNGLVTHYVSALGTSGTLMGVGMGLKDKNPDIQIVEAHPVKGHYIQGLKNMEEAIVPEIYDPSKIDKTVMIESEDAFTMARSIVLQEGIFVGMSSGAAMVAALECIKDLDHGLVVVLFADRGEKYLSTNLFNLAE; encoded by the coding sequence ATGTACAATAATATTCTTGAAACCATCGGCCATACACCGATGGTCCGAATCAACAGGCTGAATCCGAATCCGAACGTTCAGCTGTATGCCAAAATTGAAGGATTCAATCCCACCGGCAGCATTAAGGACCGGATCGCCTTAAAAATGATTGAGCAAGCTGAAGCGTGCGGCACACTAACCCCGGGGAAAACAATTATCGAGCCAACATCAGGCAATACCGGTATTGGCCTGGCGATGATCGGAGCCGTTAAGGGGTATGCTGTGGAGATCGTAATGAGTGAAGCCGTATCCGTCGAGCGTCGCAAAATGATCGAGGCGTTTGGGGCAAAGACCATACTGACTGATTCGACCCAGGGCACCGATGGTGCTATCCGTAAAGCACACGCGCTCTGCCAGACATATCCTGAAAAATACTTTATGCCGAACCAGTTCTCCAATGAATATAACAAATTGGCCCACTACTGTACGACAGCCAATGAAATCTGGGACGATACCAACGGGTTGGTCACCCATTACGTCTCTGCTCTTGGCACTTCGGGTACGCTGATGGGAGTCGGCATGGGGCTCAAAGATAAAAATCCGGATATTCAAATCGTTGAGGCCCATCCGGTCAAAGGGCATTATATTCAAGGACTAAAGAATATGGAGGAAGCCATTGTTCCTGAAATCTATGACCCATCGAAGATTGACAAAACCGTGATGATTGAGTCTGAAGACGCGTTTACGATGGCCAGATCCATTGTCTTGCAGGAAGGTATCTTCGTTGGGATGAGCAGCGGTGCTGCCATGGTCGCCGCCCTTGAATGTATCAAGGATCTTGATCATGGACTGGTTGTGGTTCTCTTTGCGGATCGCGGTGAAAAATATTTAAGTACGAACTTATTTAATCTGGCCGAATAA
- a CDS encoding bifunctional diguanylate cyclase/phosphohydrolase: MEPESIILASCTVTVALLISYSYLYLTEKKIYIISWILSLVLLLTAYVTRYYIIEDVSVRPVLSILNYFATVAGYWLLYNGVRQFFKASVSRLMIIGAILLFGFFTAFTLAEIPTTVILLVTLIYTITLLVTIAYTALTETKPDGMLKRILGCIFFIWAVALFLYPLCVIWNYVPYAIGYWVVGIIGLIAFIGMQALYFQRIRQELENKEAKIRQLVEFDKLTGAYSRTYFEHALDDFLERISSPAVLAMGDINGLKLINDTFGHEKGDELLLDGATVIKNSLGQDNIVVRWGGDEFIVIMPYKTMLQAEATIRDIKSNLKTFRPKTIPLEISFGLAAFDPKQQSIYECIKIAEELMYNHKLLESQKTRMNMIAFLEKLLWEKDYQTEAHVMRIKSLADKIGVRIGLSSRELVELNQVAMLHDIGKIGVPVEVLRKRSELTPEEWAMMKKHTDIGYRITQSIRELSYISDAILSHHECWDGSGYPQGLKGQEIPLYSRIVAIVDSYDVITHERPYKHATDHESALLEINACAGTQFDPYLVDVFTLYMEEAKAANDY, from the coding sequence ATGGAACCCGAGTCAATTATTCTGGCCAGCTGTACGGTTACAGTGGCTTTGTTGATATCTTACAGCTATTTGTACTTAACGGAGAAAAAGATATATATCATTTCATGGATATTGTCGTTGGTGCTGCTTTTGACGGCTTATGTCACACGCTATTATATTATCGAGGATGTCTCTGTACGCCCGGTATTGTCCATTCTCAATTATTTTGCGACAGTTGCCGGTTATTGGCTGCTCTATAACGGTGTAAGGCAGTTTTTTAAGGCTTCGGTATCGCGTCTTATGATTATAGGAGCTATACTTCTCTTCGGCTTCTTTACTGCGTTTACCTTAGCGGAAATACCCACGACTGTTATATTGCTGGTCACGCTTATCTATACGATCACGTTGCTTGTAACCATTGCGTATACAGCCCTTACTGAAACGAAACCGGATGGCATGTTAAAGCGAATTCTTGGCTGCATCTTTTTTATTTGGGCTGTCGCGTTATTCCTCTATCCCTTATGTGTCATCTGGAATTATGTACCTTATGCTATAGGTTATTGGGTCGTGGGAATTATCGGACTGATTGCCTTTATCGGGATGCAAGCCCTTTATTTTCAAAGGATTCGGCAGGAACTTGAGAATAAAGAAGCAAAAATAAGGCAGCTGGTGGAATTTGATAAACTAACAGGTGCTTATAGCCGCACCTATTTCGAGCATGCACTGGATGATTTTTTGGAAAGAATATCTTCGCCGGCTGTATTGGCAATGGGCGACATTAATGGCCTAAAACTGATTAATGACACCTTTGGTCACGAAAAAGGCGATGAACTCCTGCTGGATGGGGCTACGGTCATAAAAAACTCTCTGGGACAGGACAATATCGTCGTGCGTTGGGGCGGCGACGAATTTATTGTCATCATGCCGTATAAGACCATGTTGCAAGCAGAAGCGACGATCAGAGATATTAAGTCAAATCTGAAAACTTTCCGCCCTAAAACGATTCCATTGGAAATATCGTTTGGACTGGCCGCTTTCGATCCTAAACAGCAGTCGATTTATGAGTGTATAAAAATAGCCGAAGAATTAATGTACAATCATAAGTTGCTTGAAAGCCAGAAAACACGGATGAATATGATCGCTTTCCTGGAAAAATTGCTGTGGGAAAAGGATTATCAGACGGAAGCGCATGTGATGAGGATCAAAAGCCTCGCCGATAAAATTGGCGTGCGAATCGGTCTGTCATCAAGAGAACTGGTCGAGTTAAATCAAGTGGCGATGCTTCATGACATCGGGAAAATCGGCGTTCCGGTTGAAGTATTAAGAAAGCGATCCGAACTTACGCCCGAAGAATGGGCAATGATGAAAAAACATACCGACATCGGTTATCGGATTACCCAATCCATACGTGAACTATCTTATATATCCGATGCCATCCTCAGTCATCATGAATGCTGGGATGGCAGTGGTTATCCACAGGGACTGAAAGGGCAGGAAATCCCGTTATACTCAAGAATCGTTGCAATTGTCGACTCCTATGACGTAATCACGCATGAACGCCCGTATAAACATGCCACTGATCATGAGTCGGCGCTGTTGGAGATCAATGCGTGCGCCGGAACCCAGTTTGACCCCTATTTGGTCGATGTGTTCACCCTATATATGGAGGAAGCTAAGGCTGCCAATGATTATTAA
- a CDS encoding IMP dehydrogenase → MAIYFDEPSHTFGEYLLVPGYSSTECMPANVSLQTPVVKFKKGEMSALNMNIPLVSAIMQSVSDDRMAIALAREGGISFVFCSQSIESQAQMIARVKNYKAGFVTSDSNITPDSTLADILALKAKTDHSTVAVTSDGTATGKLLGLVTTRDYRVSRMSKDTKVKDFMTKFEDLICGSDQITLSEANDIIWDHKLNALPLIDKNQNLKYLVFRKDYDSHKEYERELLDSSKRYIVGAGINTRDYAERVPALVNAGADVLCIDSSEGFSEWQKITIDYIRKEFGDKVKVGAGNVVDKEGFLFLAEAGADFVKVGIGGGSICITREQKGIGRGQATALIEVANARDDYFKETGIYIPVCSDGGIVHDYHMTLALAMGADFIMLGRYFSRFDESPTSKVNINGNYMKEYWGEGSNRARNWQRYDMGGDSKLSFEEGVDSYVPYAGSLKDNVTLSLNKVRSTMCNCGVLTIPDLHKNAKLTLVSATSIVEGGSHDVLLKDNSYIK, encoded by the coding sequence ATGGCTATTTATTTTGATGAACCCTCGCATACTTTTGGGGAATATTTATTAGTTCCCGGCTATTCCTCTACGGAATGTATGCCTGCGAACGTCAGCCTGCAAACCCCGGTGGTTAAATTCAAAAAAGGTGAGATGTCAGCTTTAAATATGAACATTCCTTTAGTGTCAGCCATTATGCAATCGGTATCCGATGATCGGATGGCGATCGCCTTAGCGCGTGAAGGCGGCATATCGTTTGTTTTTTGCTCTCAGTCCATTGAATCTCAGGCCCAGATGATTGCGCGGGTCAAAAATTACAAAGCTGGTTTTGTGACCAGTGATTCCAATATTACCCCGGACAGCACCTTAGCCGACATTTTGGCCTTGAAAGCGAAAACAGACCATTCCACGGTTGCTGTCACGTCAGACGGTACGGCCACAGGCAAACTCTTAGGTCTCGTGACAACCAGAGACTATCGTGTCAGCAGAATGTCCAAGGATACCAAAGTGAAAGACTTTATGACCAAATTTGAAGATTTAATCTGCGGCAGTGATCAGATTACCTTGAGTGAAGCTAATGATATTATTTGGGATCATAAATTGAATGCGCTGCCTTTAATCGACAAGAACCAAAACCTGAAATACCTTGTATTCCGCAAAGACTATGATTCGCATAAGGAGTATGAGAGAGAACTCCTGGACAGTTCGAAACGGTATATTGTCGGGGCAGGGATCAATACCCGTGATTATGCCGAGCGCGTACCGGCCTTAGTCAATGCCGGCGCCGATGTTCTCTGTATCGACTCCTCCGAAGGTTTTTCTGAATGGCAAAAGATCACCATCGATTATATCCGCAAAGAATTCGGCGATAAAGTCAAAGTCGGTGCAGGTAACGTTGTGGATAAAGAAGGTTTCTTATTCCTGGCTGAGGCCGGCGCTGACTTTGTAAAGGTCGGGATTGGCGGCGGTTCCATCTGTATCACCCGTGAACAGAAAGGCATCGGCCGCGGACAAGCCACAGCCCTGATTGAAGTTGCCAATGCCCGGGATGACTATTTCAAGGAGACGGGCATTTATATCCCGGTTTGTTCTGACGGCGGCATTGTTCATGATTACCACATGACTTTAGCTTTAGCTATGGGAGCTGACTTTATTATGCTGGGCCGGTATTTCTCCCGGTTCGATGAAAGCCCCACCAGTAAAGTCAATATCAACGGCAACTACATGAAGGAATATTGGGGCGAAGGCTCTAACCGTGCCCGGAACTGGCAGCGTTATGATATGGGCGGCGACAGCAAACTGTCGTTTGAAGAGGGCGTGGACTCCTATGTTCCGTATGCCGGCAGCTTGAAGGATAACGTGACGCTGAGCCTGAATAAAGTCCGGTCAACCATGTGCAACTGCGGCGTGCTCACCATTCCCGATCTGCATAAGAACGCGAAACTGACCCTGGTCTCCGCCACCAGTATCGTTGAAGGCGGTTCCCACGACGTTCTGTTGAAGGATAACAGTTATATTAAATAA
- a CDS encoding heavy metal-binding domain-containing protein: MILTTTPSVEGSKITSYYGIVTGEAIMGANIVRDIFASITDVIGGRSGTYEGKLQEARSLALRELEERAYQLGANAVVGIDLDYEVIGANGSMLMVSASGTAVHVE, from the coding sequence ATGATTTTAACGACAACACCCTCTGTGGAAGGAAGCAAGATCACCAGTTACTACGGGATCGTCACCGGCGAAGCTATCATGGGAGCAAATATTGTCAGAGATATCTTTGCGAGTATTACGGATGTCATTGGCGGACGTTCCGGGACCTATGAGGGGAAACTTCAAGAAGCCCGATCGCTGGCTTTAAGAGAGCTCGAAGAACGCGCTTATCAACTGGGTGCGAATGCCGTTGTCGGGATCGACCTCGACTACGAAGTCATCGGAGCCAATGGAAGCATGCTGATGGTCAGTGCCTCCGGCACCGCTGTCCATGTTGAATAG
- a CDS encoding LCP family protein — MRRRKPKKSPLIFILTVLCLLLMSGFALSAYINDPGMFTGEDKDNTPTEDNTAEVVTNKLKDNYYTFLLVGVDQEKANTDTIMVASVDTNAKTINLVSIPRDSMVDVERFTKKINAAYGNGGVEQLKQELQTIIGFVPQNYMIVDLQALKKMVDTVGGIEFDVPEKMDYDDPKQNLHIHLSQGQQHIDGSEALQLVRYRGYANRDIGRMETQQKFIKALVDKTLSFSSATKVMQYIEIFQTEIDTDLTLREMQWLARKVLQMDTASGFTVQTLPDSGNGLYKGVSYLYLDQDNVLSMVNEKINPYTQPITAEDVRIIKLED, encoded by the coding sequence ATGCGAAGACGAAAACCCAAAAAAAGCCCGCTCATTTTTATTCTGACTGTGCTATGTCTGCTCCTGATGTCGGGATTTGCTTTAAGTGCTTATATCAACGACCCGGGAATGTTTACTGGGGAGGATAAGGATAATACTCCGACGGAAGATAATACCGCTGAAGTGGTTACCAATAAACTGAAGGACAATTATTATACATTTCTCTTGGTCGGAGTCGATCAAGAAAAAGCCAACACGGATACAATCATGGTTGCCTCTGTTGATACCAATGCCAAGACCATCAATCTTGTATCCATACCGCGGGATTCGATGGTCGATGTCGAACGATTTACCAAGAAAATTAACGCTGCATACGGCAACGGCGGAGTGGAACAATTAAAACAGGAGCTGCAAACAATTATTGGGTTTGTACCTCAGAACTATATGATCGTCGATCTACAAGCCTTGAAGAAAATGGTCGATACGGTTGGGGGGATAGAGTTTGATGTTCCCGAGAAAATGGACTACGACGATCCCAAGCAGAATTTACATATTCATTTAAGTCAAGGCCAACAGCATATCGATGGCAGCGAAGCTTTGCAGCTGGTGCGTTACCGTGGGTATGCCAACCGGGATATCGGTCGTATGGAAACCCAACAAAAATTTATTAAAGCGCTTGTCGATAAAACATTGTCTTTTTCCAGCGCGACGAAAGTCATGCAGTATATCGAAATATTTCAAACAGAAATTGATACGGATTTAACCCTGCGGGAAATGCAATGGCTTGCCCGGAAGGTACTTCAAATGGATACGGCCAGCGGCTTTACCGTACAAACCTTGCCGGACAGCGGTAACGGTTTGTATAAAGGGGTCAGTTATCTCTATTTGGACCAGGATAACGTGCTGAGTATGGTCAATGAAAAAATCAATCCCTACACACAGCCCATCACAGCCGAGGATGTTCGGATCATTAAGCTTGAGGATTAA
- a CDS encoding (deoxy)nucleoside triphosphate pyrophosphohydrolase, giving the protein MSENSDVKKITAVTAAIIRKGDDILICQRAEGGSCSLLWEFPGGKQEVGETLKACLIRECLEELGVVIHVEDIYSQVNYTYGEKEMAFTFFHAHIISGQLKKRVHQDIRWVKRDELKAYEFCPADVEVARGLGSE; this is encoded by the coding sequence ATGTCGGAGAATAGTGACGTAAAGAAAATAACGGCGGTTACTGCTGCCATTATCCGTAAAGGTGACGATATCCTTATTTGCCAGCGAGCCGAGGGAGGGAGCTGTTCCTTATTGTGGGAATTTCCGGGCGGAAAACAGGAAGTAGGGGAGACTCTCAAGGCCTGTTTGATCAGAGAATGCCTAGAAGAATTAGGGGTTGTCATTCACGTCGAGGATATCTACAGTCAAGTGAACTATACCTATGGTGAGAAAGAAATGGCCTTCACCTTCTTTCATGCGCATATTATTTCGGGCCAACTGAAAAAAAGAGTGCATCAGGATATCCGCTGGGTGAAGCGCGATGAACTGAAAGCGTACGAATTTTGCCCTGCGGATGTGGAAGTAGCGCGAGGATTAGGTTCCGAGTGA
- a CDS encoding LiaI-LiaF-like domain-containing protein — protein sequence MKKSSMVWGVILIVAGLFLLVDNLADLRILSMERIWPVFILITGLAFEFAYFSKKQNPGFLVPGGIITVIGLLFFFETFTNWRFAAYTWPVYPLAVAIGLFQLYLFTQRERGLLVPIFILTAVSVVSFAAMFLNTIQKWVDLGIVLPILLVVFGVIILLRNILKKSE from the coding sequence ATGAAAAAAAGCAGCATGGTATGGGGCGTGATCCTTATTGTTGCCGGACTTTTCCTGCTCGTAGACAACCTGGCTGACTTGCGTATCCTAAGTATGGAAAGAATATGGCCCGTATTCATTCTCATTACCGGTCTTGCCTTTGAATTTGCCTACTTCAGCAAAAAGCAAAATCCCGGTTTTTTGGTTCCAGGCGGCATCATTACGGTCATCGGGTTGCTATTCTTCTTCGAAACCTTTACCAACTGGCGTTTTGCTGCTTATACCTGGCCTGTATATCCGCTGGCTGTGGCCATAGGGCTTTTTCAGCTCTATTTATTCACACAACGTGAACGCGGACTTTTAGTGCCCATCTTTATTTTAACGGCTGTATCTGTGGTATCGTTTGCGGCGATGTTTTTGAATACGATCCAGAAGTGGGTAGACCTTGGCATTGTTTTACCTATCCTCCTCGTCGTTTTCGGTGTGATTATCCTGCTGCGGAATATACTTAAAAAGAGTGAGTAG
- a CDS encoding ABC transporter ATP-binding protein — translation MGLGRVRFNDDSLELPKITKKMLMRIFRYFIPYWKLMLVVILTLSVSSVVNLVPPLAIRSILDHALPQHDMQYLTILLGISIAAAVTSGLLLVGQNYLKTLVARNIIYDMKNQMYRHVQHMSLRFFSSVRSGEIITRMNSDINGVQDMLNQTIINTLSSTLTMVATAAALFAMNWKLAILGMVIVPLFIFPTRKVGKVRWKIVSQTQEKVDQLNQHLQETFNISGSILTKIFNKEKSDYEKFERINLQDSQLRMKESLAGQWFTMTVTIFSFIGPMLIYFFGGYLFVKGEISIGEIVAFAALLAKMYTPVAQLSNIHINVVRSFALFQRIFDYFDQPHDIEDRPLAKTITATAGRIDFEHVAFSYDHMVDVLQDISFTVEPDTMTALVGVSGAGKTTITNLIPRLYDVTEGVVKIDGEDIRNITLTSLRSQIGIVMQESYLFNDTIEANLKYAKEDATQAEIIAACQAAYIHDFIMTLSDQYQTLVGNRGIKLSGGEKQRISIARVILKDPKIVIFDEATSSLDSVSEMYIQKAMIPLLKGKTSIVIAHRLSTILAADQILVVEKGKIVESGKHAELLALDGIYRKLCDTQFKTEEHV, via the coding sequence GTGGGACTGGGAAGAGTACGCTTCAATGATGATTCCTTGGAATTGCCCAAAATCACCAAGAAAATGCTGATGCGCATTTTCCGTTATTTCATACCATATTGGAAGCTCATGCTGGTTGTTATTCTGACCTTGAGTGTTTCCTCCGTGGTCAATCTGGTACCGCCTCTGGCTATCAGGAGTATCCTTGATCACGCCTTACCGCAGCATGATATGCAATATTTGACCATACTTTTAGGGATTTCTATTGCGGCTGCCGTAACCAGCGGATTATTGCTCGTGGGCCAAAATTATCTAAAAACGTTAGTCGCCCGGAATATCATCTATGACATGAAAAATCAAATGTATCGGCACGTCCAGCATATGTCACTGCGTTTTTTTTCATCCGTTCGATCAGGTGAAATCATTACCCGGATGAACAGCGATATCAACGGCGTGCAGGACATGCTGAATCAAACTATCATCAATACCTTAAGCAGTACGTTAACCATGGTGGCCACGGCCGCAGCCCTTTTTGCTATGAACTGGAAACTGGCTATTCTGGGTATGGTTATCGTGCCCTTATTTATTTTTCCAACCCGAAAAGTTGGCAAAGTCCGGTGGAAGATCGTATCGCAAACACAGGAAAAGGTGGATCAGCTTAACCAGCATCTTCAAGAAACATTCAATATCAGTGGGTCGATCCTGACGAAAATATTCAATAAGGAAAAAAGCGATTATGAAAAATTTGAAAGGATCAATCTTCAGGACTCCCAGCTGCGGATGAAGGAGTCCTTAGCGGGTCAATGGTTTACCATGACGGTTACGATATTTTCCTTTATTGGCCCCATGCTCATCTATTTTTTTGGGGGGTATCTTTTTGTCAAAGGCGAGATATCCATTGGGGAAATTGTAGCGTTTGCAGCCTTATTGGCAAAAATGTATACCCCCGTAGCCCAGCTTTCGAACATCCATATTAATGTCGTACGATCGTTTGCGCTGTTCCAACGGATTTTTGATTATTTTGACCAGCCCCATGACATTGAAGACCGTCCCCTGGCGAAAACGATCACCGCAACCGCAGGGAGAATCGATTTTGAACATGTCGCTTTTTCCTATGACCATATGGTCGATGTCCTGCAAGATATTTCATTCACGGTTGAACCCGACACCATGACGGCCTTGGTCGGAGTGAGCGGCGCAGGCAAGACCACAATCACGAACCTGATCCCGCGGTTATATGATGTCACGGAAGGGGTCGTGAAAATTGACGGGGAAGACATCCGGAACATAACGTTAACATCTCTGCGCAGCCAGATCGGTATTGTTATGCAGGAATCGTATCTTTTCAATGACACGATTGAAGCAAACTTAAAATATGCCAAAGAAGACGCAACCCAAGCTGAAATCATTGCAGCATGTCAGGCGGCGTATATCCACGATTTTATTATGACGCTGTCGGATCAGTACCAGACACTGGTCGGCAACAGGGGAATTAAACTTTCCGGCGGGGAGAAACAACGGATTTCCATTGCCCGCGTGATTTTGAAGGATCCCAAGATCGTTATCTTTGATGAAGCCACTTCATCCTTGGACTCCGTATCGGAGATGTATATTCAAAAAGCGATGATCCCGCTGTTAAAAGGAAAAACCAGCATTGTAATCGCGCATCGCTTATCCACCATTCTGGCCGCTGACCAAATCCTGGTTGTGGAAAAAGGGAAAATCGTCGAGTCCGGAAAACATGCTGAACTTTTAGCACTGGACGGGATTTATCGAAAGTTATGCGACACCCAGTTTAAAACAGAAGAACACGTTTAA
- a CDS encoding MBL fold metallo-hydrolase, with the protein MPDKTGAFLLASKIIAKYDGNIVRVSYNKAVDLHMLFLDVEAQAENHDKIETELTTIGYLNNEIAPARVIEIIIKIPDKPGAVIPVLKILDQYDINISYLNSSANGTLFQDFTMGLLIEKPDIIKMLLEDISSLYQVEIIDYDDFEKNLDNTIFYIRLANEMQKVLHLTTEKTLEFISESNRILQMLEENGESPKKVFDYIRRFALFISQYRQDHFIVDIDKIPVGDSVMLYNIQPPCGSNTYVLETADELLLIDTGYAIYAEEMRHVLSRLFPKWAFQKKRVLITHADVDHCGLLSTFQDVPIYLNKKSSDSLRRQTNGIPDYRESSALGWGYSKLSQIISGYSPPDPKQFVIIDADNRPETPEDHDDLIPIGSFRVDHLEFTVYEGSGGHLYGEMVFVCSEYGLAFTGDILVNISGFSPERAEFNSLAPYLMRSVNVHSDKATVMRKQVTGLLDQIAEKNNRPCLVCGGHGPISILKDGKLESIKHSNE; encoded by the coding sequence ATGCCGGATAAGACAGGTGCATTCCTGTTGGCTTCCAAAATCATCGCCAAGTATGACGGAAATATTGTACGGGTGAGTTATAACAAAGCGGTGGATCTGCACATGCTTTTTTTGGATGTCGAAGCGCAAGCAGAAAACCACGATAAAATAGAAACAGAGCTGACGACGATTGGCTACCTTAATAATGAAATTGCGCCTGCCCGGGTTATTGAAATCATTATCAAAATACCAGATAAGCCGGGGGCGGTAATCCCTGTGCTGAAAATACTGGATCAGTATGATATCAATATCTCTTATCTGAATTCCAGTGCCAATGGCACACTGTTTCAGGACTTCACCATGGGTTTGTTGATTGAAAAACCGGATATTATTAAAATGCTGCTGGAAGATATCTCGTCACTTTATCAGGTAGAAATCATCGACTATGATGATTTTGAAAAGAATCTGGACAATACCATATTTTATATCCGATTAGCCAATGAAATGCAAAAAGTTCTCCATTTAACAACAGAAAAAACATTAGAATTTATATCCGAATCCAACCGGATCCTGCAGATGCTCGAGGAAAATGGCGAAAGCCCGAAAAAAGTGTTTGATTATATCCGCCGTTTTGCCCTGTTTATCAGTCAATACCGCCAGGATCATTTTATTGTGGATATTGACAAAATTCCGGTCGGTGACTCCGTCATGCTGTATAATATTCAACCCCCTTGCGGCAGTAATACCTATGTTCTTGAGACTGCCGATGAACTGCTGCTGATTGATACCGGTTACGCCATTTATGCTGAAGAGATGCGCCATGTGCTATCCCGGTTATTCCCGAAATGGGCTTTCCAGAAGAAACGCGTATTGATTACCCATGCGGATGTTGACCACTGTGGTCTTCTTTCCACGTTTCAGGATGTGCCGATCTATTTGAATAAAAAAAGTTCGGATAGTCTGCGCCGCCAAACCAATGGGATTCCCGACTACCGGGAAAGCAGCGCCTTGGGCTGGGGATACAGTAAACTCAGTCAAATCATTTCCGGCTATTCCCCGCCGGACCCCAAGCAATTTGTGATCATCGATGCCGATAATCGTCCGGAAACACCGGAAGATCATGATGATCTGATCCCCATCGGCAGCTTCCGGGTGGATCACCTTGAGTTTACCGTTTATGAAGGCAGCGGCGGGCACCTCTATGGCGAGATGGTCTTTGTTTGCAGTGAATATGGCCTGGCCTTTACCGGCGACATTTTAGTCAATATCAGCGGTTTTTCCCCGGAACGCGCTGAGTTTAATTCCCTGGCGCCTTATTTAATGCGCAGTGTCAATGTCCATTCCGATAAAGCAACCGTTATGAGGAAGCAGGTAACCGGCTTGTTAGATCAAATAGCCGAAAAAAACAACCGGCCATGCCTCGTCTGCGGTGGGCATGGGCCGATCTCCATACTAAAGGACGGTAAATTAGAATCCATAAAGCATTCTAATGAATGA